In one window of Verrucomicrobiia bacterium DNA:
- a CDS encoding glycosyltransferase — MIDLFWLVSYLIVTIGLALFGLHRYFMLFLYYKNRHKAQNPLSHFDDLPIVTVQIPVYNEMYVVERLIQSVAKLNYPKEKLEIQVLDDSTDESRDIAAEQIKLIQAEGFDIKHIVRTNRKGFKAGALALGLQQARGEFLAIFDADFMPTPNLLQETIHFFTNPNIGMIQTRWGHLNRHYSLLTRIQALFLDGHLLIEQTARNMSGRFFNFNGTAGIWRKSCIEAAGGWQHDTLTEDLDLSYRAQMKGWKFIFLPHLITPAELPVEMNAFKSQQHRWAKGSVQTCKKLLPKIWRGNFPFRIKLEATLHLTSNFAYLLLFAMCLLINPSLAPTKALNWSEMLYMHIPIFSFASLSVIIFYLCALKELHKEWWRELWCVPFLIATGIGMSVNNAKAVLEAIFNYQTGFARTPKYGIQKPKEKWQKKKYLAFKNFLPLVEIFMALYFGQFIVRALKNEAYLGVFMPSLFFFGFLYVALLSLFQHRHFQFLTFSNRESTT, encoded by the coding sequence ATGATCGATCTTTTCTGGCTCGTCAGCTATTTAATTGTTACCATTGGCCTAGCACTTTTTGGGCTTCACCGCTATTTCATGCTTTTTTTATATTATAAAAATCGTCATAAAGCCCAAAACCCCTTGTCTCATTTCGACGACCTACCCATCGTAACTGTTCAAATTCCCGTTTACAATGAAATGTATGTGGTGGAACGACTCATTCAATCCGTTGCCAAACTCAATTATCCCAAAGAAAAGCTCGAAATTCAGGTTTTAGACGATTCCACAGACGAAAGTCGGGATATTGCTGCCGAACAGATTAAATTAATTCAAGCAGAAGGGTTTGACATCAAACATATAGTCCGAACCAATCGCAAAGGGTTCAAGGCAGGCGCCCTCGCTCTTGGCTTGCAACAAGCGCGTGGCGAATTTCTTGCCATTTTTGATGCTGATTTCATGCCCACCCCCAACCTTCTCCAGGAAACGATTCACTTTTTTACTAATCCTAACATTGGCATGATCCAAACGCGTTGGGGACATCTCAATCGCCACTATTCCTTGCTCACGCGCATCCAAGCCCTGTTTCTAGATGGTCATTTACTCATCGAACAAACTGCCCGCAACATGTCCGGACGCTTTTTTAATTTTAACGGAACCGCGGGCATCTGGCGCAAAAGCTGTATCGAAGCCGCCGGCGGTTGGCAACACGACACGCTTACCGAAGATTTAGATTTGAGTTATCGCGCGCAAATGAAAGGATGGAAATTCATTTTTCTTCCCCACCTCATCACTCCCGCTGAGTTGCCAGTAGAAATGAACGCTTTCAAAAGCCAGCAACATCGCTGGGCCAAGGGCAGCGTGCAAACCTGCAAAAAACTTTTACCCAAAATTTGGCGCGGTAATTTCCCCTTTCGCATCAAACTCGAAGCCACCCTGCATTTAACCAGCAATTTCGCTTACCTTTTGCTTTTTGCTATGTGTCTTCTCATTAACCCTTCACTCGCTCCCACCAAAGCTTTGAACTGGAGCGAAATGCTTTATATGCATATCCCCATTTTCTCTTTTGCCTCGCTTTCCGTTATTATCTTTTATCTTTGCGCTCTCAAAGAACTTCATAAAGAGTGGTGGCGCGAGTTGTGGTGCGTCCCTTTTCTCATCGCTACCGGCATCGGTATGTCCGTGAACAACGCCAAGGCAGTATTAGAAGCCATTTTCAATTATCAAACCGGTTTTGCGCGCACTCCTAAATACGGCATCCAAAAACCGAAAGAAAAATGGCAAAAGAAAAAATATCTCGCTTTCAAAAACTTCTTGCCCTTAGTCGAAATTTTTATGGCGCTTTATTTTGGACAATTCATCGTGCGCGCTCTGAAAAATGAAGCTTATCTGGGTGTTTTTATGCCCTCACTTTTCTTTTTTGGTTTTCTTTATGTCGCTTTGCTATCTCTCTTCCAGCATCGCCATTTCCAATTTTTGACCTTTTCGAATCGCGAATCGACTACTTAA
- a CDS encoding argininosuccinate synthase produces the protein MKIVLAYSGGLDTSVILTWLKEKYQAEIIAFCANIGQEEELDGLEAKALQTGASKCYISDLQEEFAQDFIFPMLQAGAIYENQYFLGTSIARPLIAKKMIEIARKEGASHIAHGATGKGNDQVRFELTVAALAPELEVIAPWRDQTFRETFPGRTEMIAYAAKHKINVEASAKKPYSMDRNLLHISYEAGILEDPWLDASTPDHRAMYKLSVSPEDAPDQPEYVELEFEQGNCIAVNGKKLSPLQVMKTLNQLGGKHGIGRVDLVENRFVGMKSRGIYETPGGAILHFAHRQLETLTMDREVMHLRDSLIPKYSELVYYGFWFSPERDFLQAAVTESQKNVTGTVRLKLYKGNLITAGRKSPFSLYNPHIATMEEDPTQAYNQDDATGFIRLNGLRLKVASQIRRAK, from the coding sequence ATGAAAATTGTTTTAGCTTATTCTGGGGGACTTGACACCTCGGTCATTTTAACCTGGCTTAAAGAAAAATATCAGGCCGAAATCATCGCCTTTTGCGCCAACATCGGACAAGAAGAAGAGCTCGACGGCCTGGAAGCAAAAGCGCTGCAAACCGGCGCCTCAAAATGTTATATCAGTGATTTACAAGAAGAGTTTGCCCAGGATTTTATTTTTCCCATGCTTCAAGCTGGAGCGATTTATGAGAATCAATATTTCTTAGGCACCAGCATCGCACGACCGCTCATCGCAAAAAAAATGATCGAAATCGCTCGAAAAGAAGGCGCCAGCCACATTGCCCACGGCGCTACAGGTAAGGGCAACGATCAAGTTCGCTTTGAATTAACTGTGGCAGCGCTCGCGCCCGAACTTGAAGTCATCGCTCCTTGGCGAGATCAAACGTTTCGTGAAACTTTTCCAGGTCGAACCGAAATGATTGCTTATGCGGCAAAACATAAAATTAACGTAGAGGCCAGCGCTAAAAAACCTTACTCCATGGATCGCAACCTGCTTCACATCTCTTATGAAGCAGGAATCTTGGAGGATCCATGGCTCGACGCCTCCACACCCGACCATCGAGCCATGTATAAACTTTCCGTTTCACCCGAAGACGCACCCGACCAACCGGAATATGTTGAGTTGGAATTCGAGCAAGGCAATTGCATTGCAGTAAATGGTAAAAAATTATCACCCCTCCAAGTCATGAAAACTCTTAACCAACTCGGCGGCAAACATGGCATCGGTCGCGTTGATTTGGTGGAAAATCGATTTGTCGGGATGAAATCGCGCGGCATTTATGAAACTCCAGGCGGCGCTATTCTCCATTTTGCACATCGACAACTCGAAACATTAACCATGGATCGCGAAGTCATGCATTTGCGCGATAGCTTGATTCCTAAATATAGTGAACTGGTTTATTACGGTTTCTGGTTTTCCCCAGAACGAGACTTTTTGCAAGCAGCCGTCACCGAATCCCAAAAAAATGTAACTGGCACCGTGCGCCTCAAACTTTATAAAGGAAACTTAATCACCGCCGGACGCAAATCGCCTTTTTCGCTTTATAATCCGCATATTGCCACGATGGAAGAAGATCCCACGCAAGCCTACAATCAAGATGACGCCACCGGCTTCATTCGATTAAACGGACTGCGCTTAAAAGTGGCTTCTCAAATTCGTCGCGCAAAATAA
- a CDS encoding FAD-binding protein, with product MATWLKILIQKLGKSRVSIDPKILEIHAKDAWFASHQPEAVVFADSTATISKTLQFANRYKIPVTARGAGRGYVGGCVPQRGGIVLSLARMKRIKELHVEDGIAVVEPGVITGDLQEAAKKRGLFYPPDPASLKECTLGGNVATNAGGPRCLKYGVTRHYILGLTIVLADGSVVKVGSRTMKNKSGFDLVGLFVGSEGMLGIVSEITVRLLPLPTHRGALSASFTTAQHAAKAVQTILQKGILPSALEIADRFTLEAARSHLGKNKLIPPGKAHLLIEVDGNRASVQNDLKRLTQIVKQCRALQIITAETQQECEKLWELRRQFSQSLKATGLTKLNEDIAIPRSRLIDLFAFAEKLHRRYQIPVACFGHAGDGNIHVNLMVDLSTRGISKKMNQALDGLFHQTLAWNGVITGEHGIGLAKKRWWPKAASRELRILHAKIKKAMDPYNLLNPGKFA from the coding sequence ATGGCGACGTGGTTAAAAATATTAATTCAAAAATTGGGAAAATCGCGCGTTTCGATTGATCCCAAAATTCTTGAAATTCACGCAAAAGACGCCTGGTTCGCTTCGCATCAACCCGAAGCCGTCGTGTTTGCCGATTCCACAGCCACCATTAGCAAAACATTACAATTTGCGAACCGATACAAAATTCCTGTCACCGCACGCGGCGCTGGACGCGGTTATGTGGGCGGCTGCGTGCCTCAAAGAGGCGGCATTGTGCTTTCACTAGCGCGCATGAAACGCATTAAAGAACTCCACGTTGAAGATGGCATTGCTGTGGTTGAACCTGGCGTCATTACGGGCGATTTGCAAGAAGCCGCAAAAAAGAGAGGTCTCTTTTATCCACCCGATCCTGCCAGTTTAAAAGAATGCACTCTAGGCGGAAATGTCGCAACCAATGCGGGTGGTCCACGCTGTTTAAAATATGGTGTTACTCGACATTACATATTAGGCCTAACCATCGTTTTAGCTGATGGTTCTGTTGTAAAAGTGGGCAGTCGCACCATGAAAAACAAAAGTGGCTTCGATCTCGTCGGCCTTTTTGTGGGAAGCGAAGGCATGTTAGGCATCGTTTCGGAAATAACTGTCCGACTCTTGCCACTCCCCACCCATCGCGGCGCACTTTCCGCAAGCTTTACCACGGCACAACATGCCGCCAAAGCTGTGCAAACGATTTTGCAAAAAGGCATTTTACCTTCCGCATTGGAAATTGCTGATCGTTTTACTTTGGAAGCTGCACGCAGCCATTTAGGAAAAAATAAACTCATTCCTCCTGGTAAAGCACATCTTCTCATCGAAGTGGACGGCAATCGAGCCAGTGTGCAAAATGATTTAAAACGATTAACACAAATAGTAAAACAATGCCGAGCACTACAGATTATTACGGCAGAAACCCAACAAGAATGCGAAAAACTTTGGGAATTGCGTCGACAATTCTCACAGTCACTCAAAGCGACCGGTCTTACCAAACTGAACGAAGATATCGCTATTCCAAGAAGTCGTTTGATCGATTTATTTGCTTTTGCCGAGAAATTGCATCGTCGCTACCAAATCCCAGTCGCCTGTTTTGGTCACGCTGGTGATGGCAATATTCATGTTAATCTCATGGTTGATTTATCAACCCGTGGTATTTCTAAAAAAATGAATCAAGCGCTGGATGGACTGTTCCATCAGACTCTCGCGTGGAACGGTGTTATCACAGGTGAACATGGCATCGGCCTTGCCAAAAAACGGTGGTGGCCCAAAGCGGCTTCTCGCGAATTACGCATACTTCATGCTAAAATTAAAAAAGCAATGGATCCTTATAATTTATTAAATCCGGGCAAGTTTGCTTAA
- a CDS encoding Mrp/NBP35 family ATP-binding protein, with protein sequence MALEEIIQAKLKQVKYPGFSRDIVSFGLVQSVQIEKGVAIITLSLSTNEEAVVDKLRNDIQAVLEDIREIERFDIHIHRQAVATPAKTSPSDSQFSIPGVKHIIAVASGKGGVGKSTVAANLACAFEQMNLKTGLCDCDMYGPSMALMFGTTENPQATEDEKIVPIERYGLKLMSMGFLVDASAPAVLRGPMVTRFTQQFLRGVIWGDLDVLILDLPPGTGDIQLTVVQNVVLTGAVIVTTPQEVALIDARKAVGMFGKVNVKILGLIENMSYFLCPSDGKRYDIFGSGGGKAEAEKLGVPLLAQIPIDMATREAGDEGKPIVLRYPDIRVSQVFREAAKQIASFLN encoded by the coding sequence ATGGCTTTGGAAGAAATCATTCAAGCAAAACTTAAACAGGTTAAATATCCGGGATTTAGCCGGGATATCGTTTCCTTTGGGTTAGTTCAATCGGTTCAGATCGAAAAAGGGGTTGCTATCATTACTTTGTCCCTCTCAACGAATGAAGAGGCGGTGGTGGATAAGTTGCGAAACGATATTCAGGCAGTTTTAGAAGATATTCGAGAAATTGAACGTTTTGATATTCATATTCATCGCCAAGCGGTTGCAACACCGGCAAAAACGTCCCCTAGCGATTCTCAGTTTTCTATTCCTGGCGTGAAACATATTATTGCCGTTGCTAGTGGAAAAGGAGGAGTGGGGAAATCCACAGTTGCTGCTAATCTGGCGTGTGCCTTTGAACAAATGAATTTGAAAACGGGCCTTTGTGATTGCGATATGTATGGCCCCAGTATGGCATTAATGTTTGGCACAACAGAAAATCCGCAAGCTACCGAAGATGAAAAGATTGTTCCTATTGAGCGTTACGGGTTAAAATTAATGAGCATGGGGTTTTTAGTCGATGCTTCCGCCCCGGCGGTTTTACGCGGCCCTATGGTAACACGTTTTACTCAGCAATTTTTGCGTGGAGTTATTTGGGGCGATTTGGATGTTTTGATTTTGGATTTGCCACCAGGCACAGGCGATATTCAACTGACGGTTGTGCAAAATGTAGTGTTAACAGGCGCTGTTATTGTCACTACACCACAAGAAGTAGCGCTCATTGATGCACGAAAAGCGGTTGGCATGTTTGGCAAAGTGAATGTCAAGATTCTCGGACTAATCGAAAATATGAGTTATTTTTTGTGTCCCAGTGATGGCAAACGTTACGATATTTTTGGGAGTGGAGGAGGTAAGGCGGAAGCAGAAAAACTGGGGGTTCCCTTGTTGGCGCAAATTCCTATTGATATGGCAACGCGAGAAGCTGGAGATGAAGGTAAACCCATTGTGCTGCGTTATCCCGACATACGGGTTAGCCAGGTGTTTCGAGAAGCCGCAAAACAAATAGCTTCTTTTTTAAATTAA
- a CDS encoding DNA/pantothenate metabolism flavoprotein domain protein, with protein MKFIVTCGPSYEPIDEVRLITNFSTSQLGTELTNFLRAKGDDVICLKGLGSTYFGNNAATQLISFSTSDNLASQLQRIAKDSEINAVFHAAGVSDYQVVGVYSSAGNSIATKKITTSEEEIIMHLKPTTKIIRSLREWFPKAVLVGWKYEVEGDQQSALAKGREQILTASTDACVVNGPLFGSGFALCQKDKDPAFFSERPDLFEELYRLV; from the coding sequence ATGAAATTTATTGTTACCTGTGGTCCCAGTTATGAACCGATTGATGAAGTGCGGTTAATCACCAATTTTTCAACTTCCCAATTAGGCACCGAACTTACCAATTTTTTAAGAGCAAAAGGAGATGATGTGATTTGTTTAAAAGGTTTGGGCAGCACTTATTTTGGAAATAACGCCGCCACCCAACTCATTTCTTTTTCCACTTCCGACAATCTTGCAAGTCAGCTACAAAGAATCGCTAAAGATAGTGAGATCAACGCAGTTTTTCATGCAGCTGGAGTGAGTGACTACCAGGTCGTCGGCGTTTACTCTTCCGCAGGCAACTCCATCGCGACAAAAAAAATCACCACCTCTGAAGAAGAAATTATCATGCATCTCAAACCAACCACGAAAATCATTCGCTCTTTGCGTGAATGGTTTCCTAAAGCGGTATTGGTAGGTTGGAAATATGAAGTAGAAGGCGATCAACAATCGGCCTTGGCCAAAGGTCGCGAACAAATTCTTACTGCCTCTACGGATGCCTGTGTTGTTAATGGCCCTCTTTTTGGATCAGGATTTGCGTTGTGCCAAAAAGATAAAGACCCTGCCTTTTTTTCTGAACGACCCGATCTCTTTGAAGAGCTTTATCGTCTGGTTTGA
- a CDS encoding TetR/AcrR family transcriptional regulator — MSNLVIGKHYPTREKIVEIACILMRKKGFHATTLDDILKELGMSKGSFFYYFKSKEALGYAVIERFRERLMNFTDLSLGQVNKSPMERLNLHFENLINDFSQHQCPTGCPFGMLAQELSERHPGFRLRLAEIFDEFSGLWQKLLEEAKAMGELYEAVDCKALADFIVGDLQGALLLMKTTQDVNRLKRHLFHTRDYLTSLRAY, encoded by the coding sequence ATGTCGAACTTAGTTATAGGAAAGCATTATCCGACGCGAGAAAAAATCGTCGAGATTGCCTGCATTTTGATGCGTAAAAAAGGGTTTCATGCGACCACTTTGGACGATATCTTAAAAGAATTAGGCATGAGCAAAGGCTCTTTCTTTTATTACTTTAAATCGAAGGAAGCTTTAGGCTACGCAGTGATTGAACGTTTTCGCGAACGTCTTATGAATTTTACCGATTTGTCTTTGGGTCAGGTTAATAAATCGCCCATGGAACGACTCAATTTACACTTCGAAAATCTTATTAATGATTTTAGTCAACACCAATGCCCTACCGGTTGTCCCTTCGGCATGTTGGCTCAGGAGTTAAGTGAAAGACATCCCGGATTTCGCTTGAGATTAGCCGAGATCTTCGATGAATTCAGTGGTCTTTGGCAAAAACTTTTAGAGGAAGCCAAAGCCATGGGTGAACTTTATGAGGCTGTGGATTGTAAAGCGCTTGCCGATTTCATAGTTGGTGACTTGCAAGGAGCACTTCTTTTGATGAAAACCACTCAAGACGTAAATCGCTTAAAACGTCACCTCTTTCACACACGCGATTATCTCACTTCACTACGGGCTTATTAA
- a CDS encoding glycosyltransferase family 2 protein, whose amino-acid sequence MTHFPTLSIVAPIYNESGNLAPLIQEIEIALQSYPATWEIILVDDGSTDESRKEIQHITKTSPRLKPLFLKRNFGQTAALSAGIDISTGEVIVTMDADRQNDPADIMSLLNKMAEGYDVVSGWRKARQDHFLTRTLPSRIANKLISFFTGVPLHDYGCSLKAYTRETISSFRLYGEMHRFLPALCTWRGAKVAEIPVNHRPRTQGVSKYGLNRTFRVLLDLLTVKFLLEYSTKPMRVFGTAGFCFTGLGIAISLYLSGLKLIAHENIGQRPLLFLGILLIIVGLQLIMLGLISELLVRIYYESQNKTVYQIDHSTQR is encoded by the coding sequence ATGACTCATTTTCCCACTTTGAGCATCGTAGCGCCGATTTATAATGAAAGCGGCAATCTCGCGCCTTTGATCCAAGAAATCGAAATCGCACTGCAAAGTTATCCTGCCACATGGGAAATCATCTTAGTCGACGATGGCAGCACCGATGAATCGCGAAAAGAAATACAACACATTACTAAAACTTCACCGCGTCTCAAACCACTATTTTTAAAACGCAATTTTGGTCAAACCGCCGCACTCTCAGCCGGCATCGATATCAGCACAGGGGAAGTCATTGTCACGATGGACGCCGATCGCCAAAATGATCCCGCTGACATCATGTCATTACTCAACAAAATGGCGGAAGGTTATGATGTTGTCAGCGGTTGGCGAAAAGCGCGTCAAGACCACTTTTTAACTCGCACCTTACCTTCTCGCATAGCCAATAAATTAATCTCCTTTTTTACCGGCGTGCCACTGCACGATTATGGTTGCTCCTTAAAAGCCTACACTCGAGAAACCATCTCCAGTTTTCGATTATACGGAGAAATGCACCGCTTTTTGCCAGCACTTTGCACATGGCGAGGGGCCAAAGTTGCTGAAATTCCGGTTAACCATCGGCCTCGCACGCAAGGGGTTTCCAAATATGGTTTAAATCGCACTTTTCGCGTTCTACTTGACCTGCTTACCGTAAAATTTCTTTTAGAATATTCCACTAAACCCATGCGCGTCTTTGGCACAGCCGGCTTTTGTTTCACCGGTCTTGGAATAGCCATTAGCCTTTATCTCTCCGGATTAAAATTGATTGCCCATGAAAATATTGGTCAACGCCCGCTTTTATTTTTAGGCATTTTACTTATCATCGTGGGCCTTCAACTCATTATGCTAGGGCTAATCAGTGAATTGCTCGTTCGCATTTATTACGAAAGCCAAAATAAAACCGTTTACCAGATCGACCATTCAACCCAACGTTAG
- a CDS encoding glycosyltransferase family 9 protein — MKPKKILVLCLRYLGDTLLTRPVLRALSLQFPQTQIDILIPQGTEVALEHFPYSFQILKWPRSQSAALPVLFHIFRQHYDWTIDLTGNDRTALLTLLSHAKHRISYEKKKPRWQRWRSQLYNIRISHEKKKPHILYQHQKLLETCDVPFQGISLELKASQKAQDTISSLLALYSDKKILLAHLTSRDMQKSLPISLVREVLIHLLKQNCAIIFTHGTTLQEKDYVTQCMQDFPTTHLKMMPILRWDELIALVSKSNAYWGVDTAPTHLASDLQKPMLVHYGPSNAPQWHPLNPQADIIVSSCNCLKTKQKLCPESVSGKCFNALSSTSIASILSKKLFYFNN, encoded by the coding sequence GTGAAACCTAAAAAAATTTTAGTGTTATGCCTCCGCTATTTAGGCGACACCCTTTTAACCCGACCTGTTTTGCGTGCGCTTTCTCTTCAATTTCCCCAAACCCAGATTGATATTCTCATTCCACAAGGAACCGAAGTTGCTTTAGAACATTTTCCTTATTCGTTTCAAATTTTAAAATGGCCTCGATCTCAATCTGCGGCGCTTCCCGTTCTTTTTCACATTTTTCGTCAACATTACGATTGGACGATTGATCTTACCGGTAATGATCGCACCGCGCTTTTGACCTTACTTTCCCATGCCAAACATCGAATCAGCTACGAAAAGAAAAAGCCGCGCTGGCAACGATGGCGCAGCCAACTTTACAACATTCGCATCTCTCACGAAAAAAAGAAACCGCACATTTTATATCAACACCAAAAACTCCTCGAAACATGCGATGTTCCATTCCAAGGCATATCTCTAGAACTCAAAGCAAGCCAAAAAGCTCAAGACACCATTTCATCACTCTTAGCGCTTTATTCTGATAAAAAAATATTGCTAGCCCATCTGACCTCGCGCGATATGCAAAAAAGCCTTCCCATTTCTCTGGTTCGCGAAGTTCTAATCCATTTATTAAAGCAAAATTGCGCAATCATTTTTACACATGGCACAACACTTCAAGAAAAAGATTATGTCACCCAATGCATGCAAGATTTTCCAACGACCCATCTCAAAATGATGCCAATACTAAGGTGGGATGAGCTAATTGCTCTCGTCTCGAAAAGTAACGCTTATTGGGGTGTTGACACCGCTCCGACTCATCTCGCCTCGGATCTACAAAAACCTATGCTCGTCCATTACGGCCCTTCCAATGCCCCACAATGGCATCCTTTAAATCCTCAGGCCGATATCATAGTTTCCTCTTGTAACTGTTTAAAAACAAAACAAAAACTGTGTCCTGAAAGCGTGAGCGGCAAATGTTTTAACGCATTATCCTCTACTTCTATCGCGTCCATTCTTAGTAAAAAACTATTTTACTTCAACAACTGA
- a CDS encoding deoxyribonuclease IV — protein sequence MLKVGRHSKIISNLGAHVSIAGGFDLAIDRALSVGCGVMQIFVKSNRQWFAPPLKKEMCRPFLEHPRRKELQCIFAHSGYLINPAAPEGDVRKKSIRALIEELQRADQLQLPFLVLHPGAHLGAGVEEGIRRVVKALDEAVEKTSHAKTCIALETTAGQGTSIGHELEHLASILEKVKQSKRFCVCVDTAHLFAAGYEIHKEKGYQKTVSRLDQLIGLKQVAAFHLNDSKTALGSRVDRHEHIGKGKIGLSTFRWLLNDKRFFTIPKVLETPKSEDMHEDRENLRRLYQLLK from the coding sequence ATGTTAAAAGTAGGGAGGCATTCTAAAATTATTTCCAATTTAGGCGCTCATGTTTCTATAGCAGGCGGCTTTGATTTGGCAATTGATCGAGCTTTATCGGTGGGGTGCGGCGTGATGCAGATTTTTGTAAAAAGTAATCGCCAGTGGTTTGCTCCTCCTTTGAAAAAAGAAATGTGTCGTCCTTTTCTAGAGCATCCTCGCCGAAAAGAGTTGCAATGTATTTTTGCGCATAGCGGTTATCTCATTAATCCCGCAGCGCCTGAGGGTGACGTGAGAAAGAAATCGATTCGCGCTCTTATTGAAGAGTTGCAGCGGGCCGATCAATTGCAACTACCCTTTTTGGTATTGCATCCTGGCGCTCATTTGGGAGCAGGAGTGGAAGAAGGAATTCGGCGAGTTGTTAAAGCCTTGGATGAGGCGGTTGAGAAGACATCGCATGCGAAAACGTGCATTGCTTTGGAAACCACTGCGGGTCAGGGAACTTCAATTGGGCATGAGTTGGAGCATTTGGCTTCTATTTTAGAGAAGGTAAAACAGTCAAAACGGTTTTGTGTTTGTGTTGATACCGCGCACCTTTTTGCTGCGGGTTATGAAATTCATAAGGAAAAAGGCTATCAGAAAACGGTTTCGCGATTGGATCAGTTAATCGGTTTGAAACAGGTTGCAGCTTTTCATTTGAACGATTCCAAGACAGCTTTGGGTTCGCGAGTGGATAGGCATGAGCATATTGGCAAAGGAAAGATTGGGTTGTCTACGTTTCGATGGTTATTGAATGATAAACGTTTTTTTACTATTCCTAAGGTTTTAGAGACTCCTAAAAGTGAGGATATGCATGAGGATCGTGAAAATCTTCGGCGGCTTTATCAGTTGTTGAAGTAA
- a CDS encoding KpsF/GutQ family sugar-phosphate isomerase, producing the protein MDYLKKARAVIDLEISALNDLKKRLGISFSNTVKQMLQSLQKGNKIIATGIGKSGHIAEKIAATLTSTGAPCIYLNCVNALHGDLGILSEGDTLLIFSYSGETQEVLQALPALARHRIQMIAVTGNAKSTLARSAHIHLDVKVKREACPLNLAPTSSTTAMLVLGDALAMVLLEARGFKKEDFAKFHPGGTIGKNLLLRVSDVMRPPDQMALVPETATVMQALAATTKARAGAAIVIDSRGKLAGIFTQGDFARHYQTNAQIGREKIKKVMTSNPLTVDKDKLAVEALKIFEKHNIDDLVVIDHKSNPVGLVDAQDLAKHKLV; encoded by the coding sequence ATGGACTATCTTAAAAAAGCGCGTGCGGTAATTGATCTAGAAATTTCCGCATTGAACGATTTGAAAAAACGTTTGGGCATTTCTTTTAGCAACACGGTTAAGCAAATGCTTCAAAGTTTACAAAAGGGCAATAAAATCATTGCTACCGGCATTGGTAAATCAGGACATATTGCAGAAAAAATTGCTGCTACATTAACCAGCACCGGCGCGCCTTGCATCTATTTGAATTGTGTGAACGCTTTGCATGGCGACTTAGGAATCCTTTCAGAAGGAGACACGCTTCTTATTTTCAGTTATAGCGGTGAAACACAGGAAGTCTTGCAAGCTCTGCCGGCGCTTGCTCGACATCGCATTCAAATGATCGCTGTCACGGGCAACGCTAAATCGACGCTAGCCCGCAGCGCGCACATTCATTTAGACGTAAAAGTAAAACGCGAAGCTTGCCCTTTGAATTTAGCGCCCACCTCCAGCACCACAGCGATGCTCGTTTTAGGAGATGCTTTAGCCATGGTCTTATTGGAGGCTCGCGGATTTAAAAAAGAAGATTTTGCAAAATTTCATCCAGGTGGAACTATTGGAAAAAATTTATTACTCCGTGTCTCGGACGTCATGCGACCGCCTGATCAAATGGCGTTGGTTCCAGAAACTGCAACAGTCATGCAAGCCTTGGCAGCCACAACAAAAGCTCGCGCGGGCGCAGCAATTGTGATCGATTCTCGAGGTAAATTGGCCGGCATTTTTACCCAAGGCGATTTTGCGCGCCACTATCAAACTAACGCGCAAATTGGTCGAGAAAAAATTAAAAAAGTCATGACATCAAACCCGCTTACTGTCGATAAAGACAAGCTGGCGGTGGAAGCTTTAAAAATTTTTGAAAAACATAATATTGACGATTTAGTCGTCATCGACCACAAAAGTAACCCTGTCGGTCTTGTCGATGCGCAAGACTTGGCTAAACATAAATTAGTATAA